GATACCATTAATATCGGCAGAAATCGTAGAATACTTTAGCTCTTTCACGGATCGTTGTTAAAAAATAGATTCGCGATTCGCAATTCGAGATTAACGATTCAATAAATGGCCGACACGATGATCAAGGCCCGTGTGCTATTATTGGTAATCTTTGTGTCTTATTGGCTGAGTAGTTACCGAAAAGATAAAGGAGGGGTTTTAAGGGAGATGTTTCACCATATTGGCCTGGAAGCGACTGATAAAGAGAAGGCAGCGATATTTTTTGAGGAGATACTCGGAATTCCAAAGGTAAAAAGCTTTACCCTGAGTTCTGATTTAGCTGAGGCTATCTTCGGACCGGCTAAGGAGATTGAGGTGGAAACTTTTGCCGGAGAAGGCATAATTATTGAGGTATTTATCACTGACCAAAAGGTAAGGCCTCTTTATTCCCATGTATGTTTAGTGGTGCCGAACAGGCCAGAGCTTATCACTAAATGTGAAGCTTATGGTATCATTCCCAATGTGGTGAAGAAAGGAGATAAGGAGCTACTATTTATAAGGGATTTCTCCGGGAATCTTTTTGAGATAAAAAGTTAGGCGGCCCTTGCTCTTTCAAGTGTTTTTAACTTTTTACCATACTTCTCACAAAAAAAGCGAATACATTCAGGCGCAATATCAATCGCTTGTTCATCGTAGTCGCCGGTTTCGGGATTAGGCCAAACTAAGACATAATCTCCTTCAACCAGGCGAAATCTTTCTTTGTCCTTCAAAGACAAAAAGACACCCCCTGGATTTTCTTCCACAATCAACGGATAAAAATCCAGTTCATAAATGGATACGTCCAAATCTTCCTCAAACCATAGACGCAGAATATAATCATTCACATATTCTGCTTTCAGTAATCCCTTTTCTTCTCGGTTTTGCCAAAGTGCTTCATCTCTGGCCAACCTATGCCATTCTTCCCACTTCATTATTCACCCCACAATTAACACCGGCTGATTATTTTGCGCATTCTCCCATTGTTCAAGCAGTTCTTGTTCGTGGGCTACCACCCAGATTTCGACCATTTTTCGCAGAGTCGGCGGCAATTCTTTGCCGGGCTTTATCCACCTTCTTGTCCTAATTTCAATCCGATAGTTGCACATATCACCCTGATATTTTACGTGAACGTGCGGTGGTGAGTGATCGTTGTAATTTATTAAAATTATCAGGACACCCTTTTTAAACGGATGAGAAACGGGAGGCATATTTTTCTCCCTTACTTCGTGCCCTTAGTGCCTATCCCCAAACCTCTCCTGCCTGATCAGAAACCCAGCTTTCTTTAAGAAATCTGGTTTCTATCGCCCAGGTTTTAGGATAGGCTGTTAGTGGAAGATTTAGGATTGATGGTCGGGGCGACTGGATTCGAACCAGCGACCTCAGCGTCCCGAACGCTGCGCGCTAAACCAAACTGCGCTACGCCCCGAGTCTTACCGTAGCAGGGTCTATTTTATCATAATTCCCCTTAAGTGTCAATAGTTTTCTGTGGACGGTATGGACTATGTGGACCGTGGACGGCGACTGGCCGAAACTATACACAAAGAAATCCAGTGACCGATTACCGATCACCTCATTATTGGCCGAAGGAGGTGATGGAGGGATATAAGGCCAATGCAGTGACCAATTACCGATTACTGATCACCTCATTATTGGTGGCGGATTCGCCGGGCTAAGCTCCAGGCTTATTTAGCCCCCAATAATAGACTTATCTTCCTCTAATGCCTCGTATATCTCCCGTTCAATCATCGGATAGCTGACAGATCGCCAGCCCTCACCAAAATGATGGCTGAGCAGATTCAGGACAACGGCATCATCAGTCTCGATACAGAAGATGATCTTTTGGGGAGAATGCCCCAGGACCTCATATCGATAAATCGTTCGGCATCTTTGCTGAAATACTTGACTTTTCCCCTTTTTTATCCACTCCTCCCGCTCCTTTTCAATCTCTTTAAGGGAGACCTGCTCTTTGGCATCAAAGATCGAGATATACCACATAACACCCTCCTTCCTCATTATGGATTGTAACTATTCAGCCACGGATTTACACGGATGAAACACTGATTTTTTGGTAAGTGTTCAGCCACAAAGGCACAAACTCGATGCTCGATCCTGGATACTGGATCCTTTACCAGCATCGAAGATCGAGCATCGAAGATCGAGCATCGAGCATCCAGCATCATGTGCTGAACGGTTACATTTTTTGTATCTGTTTAGCGTATGCCCAACCACGAGCAGGGCAATCACCTCAAAGATTCGATCATTCAGGAGCCTTAGAAACCGCTACTCAAGACTGTTTACTGTCCTCTATCAGCCGTTCGACTACCGAGGAGTCGGCCAGGGTGGTGGTATCCCCTATCTCTTCCGGTCGACCTTCAGCGATCTTACGCAAAATACGGCGCATAATCTTTCCGCTTCGGGTCTTGGGCAAGGCATCAGCGAATTGAATCCTGTCCGGTTTAGCAATGGGGCCGATATCTTTGGCCACCTGCGCCACCAACTCCTTTATTAATGCCTCGCTCTTTTCCACCCCCTTATTCAGGGTGACAA
This portion of the bacterium genome encodes:
- a CDS encoding VOC family protein codes for the protein MADTMIKARVLLLVIFVSYWLSSYRKDKGGVLREMFHHIGLEATDKEKAAIFFEEILGIPKVKSFTLSSDLAEAIFGPAKEIEVETFAGEGIIIEVFITDQKVRPLYSHVCLVVPNRPELITKCEAYGIIPNVVKKGDKELLFIRDFSGNLFEIKS
- a CDS encoding DUF4160 domain-containing protein — translated: MPPVSHPFKKGVLIILINYNDHSPPHVHVKYQGDMCNYRIEIRTRRWIKPGKELPPTLRKMVEIWVVAHEQELLEQWENAQNNQPVLIVG